One window of the Thamnophis elegans isolate rThaEle1 chromosome 6, rThaEle1.pri, whole genome shotgun sequence genome contains the following:
- the LOC116510192 gene encoding uncharacterized protein LOC116510192, protein MLHAAYKSRYFENQDVSVAEPSSKRMKSTEEPYGKSYDELQRLHEEIHIKKNHSGFIPLSLPDDDGEEEEKKRGRERNAEALNSFNQLPPGQIPSSTNLSHLVNKTKIKGNEYSSVTDNSKVAQNGDNNNFISEHKNKGKMELYSTSKAFIGPIYKSESNWEQRQKYIENNCPKRSNTITGRKSQKEIVQAISCDMPKIEDELSQFYKEIDQLESNEYCPDTYLQETKANLPYPRLDCSKSNQVMHVKSQEWSHKSNEDQYFYNESNCYRTGKDICDPNGHRTGMEQSEHGRDAWETEQPCNKQNFRFCNDFVPQFRDSGPQTHPFVIPYNPPHPFTAHFNFQKTNSLSLCSDSFNSSNTEFKENNMNTSECGQSNPYSNHSNIHSMHTIRNECSVPDGYIFNGFCETQANWKNSKAHNFDESNNVLQQHPQDKLYEFKKRLLILRGLPGSGKTTLSHILLGQSCNGIVFSTDDYFHQINGCWGYNVSQLGAAHEWNQNRAKEAMDLGRSPIIIDNTNTQAWEMKPYVKAALEKGYHVEFHEPDTWWKFNPEELEKRNKHGVNREKIVQMLERYEYQISMPIVMNSVLPFHKTSQRPYLQRRQRELVVKRKHRLHKIKQKKKRRKNRKIKNAVITSVDIKSDGHLIPSDGDSSQSQQENSEDNEQTELVSGHPDEAKIDSENGSMKYNHLQLSELQKKEFLDSVVVNSVSLKKSLKADITEDASLSITLNKNIAGQLSNCHLSNGIKSMSLAESDSKTLDHNKNSFQQSDRNDARKNIVLTDKENKNTSAENLVQGNQMLSNEEETTLPHPHGTSKSNEMNSWAFFSFDLVDEQFQTKTEKNESCLTWPEDVSKMFQQRRKKVKRPKKMLSDIITEITNHNSSKELVKENTRRRLHENDDTTNSSLSLLLMENKLYENDSEFVRERGKEASFTTDECILALPKKKDKYKRIFKLAPNFDLPRHILPKNNQKVLNNIDTVTEKEDISNEKMIRKNKQCCELQVSNYNAVAEFSDFDVEVPLHNGSNQLADESVNILTKDSDIAIHECTSDSCKAPSSSEQELFSCDETIEIKENKKMYPDISTTQPDILHSVKLITECLTNTMAEPFENMEVINESEQKINSQIKDVQDSPYTKSRNLELPLSLRVVLQLVELFGSPGVPLDILLPDDYVVPLHWEISKEIYLQWKTSVEKKQENNQLKESSLLVAAAGVQGSNKDSQERKSSEINPEMPLEKPSLL, encoded by the exons atGCTTCATGCTGCGTATAAGTCAAGATACTTTGAAAATCAAGATGTCTCAGTAGCTGAGCCCTCTTCTAAAAGGATGAAATCTACAGAAGAGCCGTATGGTAAATCCTATGATGAATTACAAAGACTTCATGAGGAAATacatataaaaaaaaaccattctggCTTTATTCCATTGTCGCTACCTGATGATGAtggtgaagaggaggagaagaaaagagggagagagagaaatgcagaagCATTAAACTCATTTAACCAACTACCTCCTGGTCAAATACCAAGTTCAACAAATCTTTCACATTTAGTAAACAAAACTAAAATTAAAGGAAATGAATATTCTTCTGTTACTGACAACAGCAAAGTAGCTCAAAATGGAGATAACAACAATTTCATTAGTGAacataaaaataaagggaaaatggaaCTGTACAGCACAAGCAAGGCATTTATTGGACCCATTTATAAAAGTGAAAGTAATTGGGAACAAAGGCAAAAGTATATTGAAAACAACTGCCCAAAGAGATCAAATACTATTACTGGTAGAAAGTCTCAGAAAGAAATAGTGCAAGCTATCTCCTGTGATATGCCAAAAATAGAAGATGAATTGTCACAATTCTACAAGGAGATTGATCAGCTTGAAAGTAATGAATATTGTCCAGATACTTATTTACAGGAGACAAAAGCAAATTTACCTTATCCACGTCTGGACTGTAGTAAATCAAATCAAGTAATGCATGTAAAATCTCAAGAATGGTCTCATAAGAGTAATGAGGACCAATATTTTTATAATGAATCAAATTGCTATAGAACTGGCAAAGACATTTGTGACCCAAAtggtcacagaactggcatgGAACAAAGTGAacatggaagagatgcatgggaAACCGAACAACCATGTAATAAACAAAATTTTAGATTCTGTAATGATTTTGTACCTCAGTTTAGGGATAGTGGTCCACAGACCCATCCATTTGTAATACCTTACAATCCACCACATCCATTTACTGCTCACTTCAATTTTCAAAAAACTAATTCTTTATCACTTTGTTCAGATAGCTTCAATTCTTCAAATAcagaatttaaagaaaataacatgAACACTTCAGAATGTGGTCAAAGTAATCCATACAGTAATCACTCTAATATTCATAGTATGCATACAATCAGAAATGAATGTAGTGTACCCGATGGATATATCTTTAATGGTTTCTGTGAAACTCAAGCAAATTGGAAAAACAGTAAAGCTCACAATTTTGATGAGTcaaataatgttctccaacagcATCCTCAGGACAAATTATATGAGTTTAAAAAGCGGCTTTTAATATTAAGAGGACTTCCAGGCTCTGGAAAGACAACCTTATCTCA TATTCTCCTTGGTCAGAGTTGTAATGGCATTGTATTCAGTACTGATGATTACTTCCATCAGATCAATGGATGTTGGGGCTATAATGTTTCTCAGCTTGGTGCTGCTCATGAGTGGAATCAAAATCGAG caaaagaagcaatggatttaGGAAGATCCCCAATTATTATAGACAACACAAATACACAAGCCTGGGAAATGAAGCCTTATGTGAAAGCG GCTCTAGAAAAAGGCTACCATGTGGAATTCCATGAACCAGATACATGGTGGAAGTTTAATCCTGAAGAACTAGAAAA GAGGAATAAACATGGGGTCAATCGTGAGAAGATTGTGCAAATGCTGGAAAGATATGAATATCAAATTTCAATGCCCATTGTCATGAATTCAGTGCTTCCTTTTCATAAAACTTCACAAAGACCATATTTACAAAGAAGACAGAG GGAACTGGTTGTAAAGAGGAAACACAGATTACacaagataaaacaaaaaaagaaacgaaggaagaacagaaaaataaaaaatgctgtTATTACATCAGTGGACATAAAATCAGATGGACACTTAATTCCAAGTGATGGGGATTCATCACAAAGTCAGCAAGAAAATTCAGAAGACAATGAACAAACAGAATTAGTGTCTGGCCATCCAGATGAAGCTAAAATTGATAGTGAGAATGGCTCAATGAAATATAATCACTTACAACTTTCTGAATTGCAAAAAAAGGAATTCCTTGATTCTGTTGTGGTAAATTCGGTGTCTTTAAAGAAGTCACTTAAAGCAGATATTACTGAAGATGCGTCACTATCAATTACTCTAAATAAAAATATAGCTGGCCAATTATCCAATTGTCATTTATCAAATGGGATCAAAAGCATGTCACTTGCAGAAAGTGACAGTAAAACTTTAGATCATAATAAAAATTCATTTCAACAATCAGATCGAAATGATGcaagaaaaaatattgtattgactgataaagaaaacaaaaatacatCTGCTGAAAACTTGGTCCAAGGAAACCAAATGTTAAGCAATGAAGAGGAAACAACTCTTCCACATCCACATGGAACTTCAAAAAGTAATGAAATGAATTCCTGggctttcttttcctttgatttGGTTGATGAACAATTTCagacaaagacagagaaaaaTGAATCCTGTTTGACTTGGCCTGAGGATGTATCTAAAATGTTTCAGCAAAGACGAAAAAAGGTCAAAAGGCCTAAGAAGATGCTTTCAGATATAATAACAGAAATAACCAATCATAATTCTAGCAAAGAATTAGTGAAAGAAAACACTAGAAGACGACTGCATGAAAATGACGATACAACAAATAGCTCTTTGTCATTATTGCTGATGGAAAATAAGCTATATGAGAATGATAGTGAATTTGTGAGAGAACGTGGAAAGGAAGCCAGTTTCACAACGGATGAATGTATATTAGCTTTaccaaagaaaaaagacaaatataaaaGAATCTTCAAATTGGCCCCAAACTTTGATTTACCACGGCATATTCTTCCTAAAAATAATCAGAAAGTGCTAAACAATATAGATACAGTAACAGAGAAAGAAGACATTTCAAATGAAAAAATGATAAGAAAGAACAAACAATGCTGTGAACTTCAAGTATCCAATTACAATGCAGTAGCTGAATTTTCTGATTTTGATGTGGAAGTTCCCTTACACAATGGTTCCAATCAACTTGCAGACGAATCtgtgaatattttaacaaaagaCTCTGATATTGCAATTCATGAATGTACTTCTGATTCCTGTAAAGCTCCCTCATCAAGTGAACAAGAATTATTTTCATGTGATGAAACAatagaaattaaagaaaataaaaagatgtaTCCAGATATTTCAACTACTCAGCCAGATATTTTGCATTCAGTTAAACTAATTACTGAATGCCTTACAAACACTATGGCTGAACCTTTTGAAAATATGGAAGTGATTAATGAAagtgaacaaaaaataaattctcAGATCAAAGATGTTCAAGATTCCCCATATACAAAATCCAGAAATTTGGAGCTTCCTTTATCACTAAGAGTTGTACTTCAACTAGTAGAACTTTTCGGTTCTCCAGGAGTTCCATTAG ATATTTTATTGCCAGATGATTATGTAGTTCCTCTTCACTGGGAAATATCAAAGGAGATCTATCTACAGTGGAAGACATCCGTGGAG AAGAAACAGGAAAATAACCAATTGAAAGAAAGTTCCTTGCTTG